From Mucilaginibacter gotjawali:
TCAAAACAATAGATCAGGGTGGTATGGTAATATTTCGCCAATGCTACGGCAAGCGCAGATGCAATGGTATCGGCATTGGTGTTTAGCAACTGCCCGGCACCATCATGGGTGAGCGCACAAAAAACAGGCGTAAAACCAGCATCCATAAGGCTGATGAGATTTTGTGGCTTGATAGAATTTTCGTCGAGATCGCCAACAAAACCGTAATCAATTTTTTTTACAGGACGTTTTTTTGCCCGGATAAAATCCCCGTCGGCACCGGTAAGGCCAATGGCGTTGTTACCAAACCGCTGCAATTGAGCAACAATATTTTTGTTGATCAGACCTCCGTACACCATCGTTACCACTCTCAGGGTTTCTATATCTGTTATCCTGCGGCCATCTACCATTTTAGCCTCCACTCCTAATGTTTCCGAAAGTTGCGTTGCTACTTTGCCTCCGCCATGTACTAGTATTTTAAACCCCGGCAGTGCGGTAAAATCCTTTAAAAACGATAAAGGTTTTCCGAATTATCAATAACATTTCCACCAATTTTTATAATATACAGGTATCTATCACCTTTATTTTGCTGCTGCTTTGTCAAAACCTGGTCGATTTTATTCATATTAACCGCTTGGCAGGCAAATAAAACTGAAAAACATACGATTATATACCTGTTGCGGCTAAAAATACTAAAAAAACAGGCAAATCTTATTAAAAAATGTTAAAAACTTATAGAATTTATGATCTAATTGTTTATTTGATATTAACGCATCATCAAAAACAGGAAATCTAAAAACTGTTGTTAATCAAAATTTAATATGGGGGTCAAACTCAACGCCTTTAAAAATGTTGTCGTGTATGGATAAAGCATAAGTTTACATTTTGATTAATGAAAGTTTATGTAATATTGATTTTTTTATAAATACACATGTTTACAATTTCCCAGGATCATAAAAAAAGTCAAAAACCACGCGTAGTCATCATAGGTGGAGGATTTGGAGGGTTGACCTTAGCAAAGGCCCTAAAAAAAGCCCCTGTGGACATATTAATGCTCGACAGGCACAATTACCATACATTCCAGCCATTACTTTACCAGGTGGCTATGGGCTCACTGGAGGCAGATTCTATTGGTTTCCCTATCCGGAGGATCTTTATCAGGCAGGATAATTTTACCTTTAATATGGCTGACGTTGAAAAGATCAACCCGGAGTCAAATACACTGACTACTAACATTGGTGAGATCTGTTACGATTACCTGGTAATTGCCACCGGGTCAAACACTAACTTTTTCGGAAATAAGGAAATCGAGCACTATGCCATGCCGATGAAAAACATCCCGGAAGCTTTGAATCTGCGCAGCCTCATCCTCCAGAACCTGGAAACTGCATTGGTTACCACGGATATGAGGGAAAAGTTTGCCCTGATGACCTTTGTTGTTGTTGGCGGCGGCCCTACAGGGGTGGAACTTTGCGGCGCATTGGCCGAGATGAAGCATTTGATTTTAATGAAAGACTACCATGGCCTGAGCAAATATGATATGCGTGTTTACCTGGTAGAAGGTAAAGACAGGTTACTTGCTGCCATGTCGCCAAAGGCATCAGCAAAAGCCAAGGCGTTTCTGGAAAAAGACGGCGTAATTATTTATAACAGCGCGCATGTGCAGAGTTACGATGGCTTTTACCTTACGATAGATAACGGCAAAACCATAAAAACGCGGAATGTACTATGGGCGGCGGGTGTAAAAGGCGAAATGCCCGGGGGAATCCCGGCAGAAACGGTCTCCAAAGGGAACCGTATTTATGTGGATGAGATTAACCGCGTAAAAGGTTATGAAAATATATTTGCTATTGGTGACGTTGCTGCTATGATCAGTGCGGAATTCCCTAACGGGCATCCGGGTGTAGCCCCGGCTGCTATTCAGCAGGGTAATACACTTGCTAAAAACATTGCGCATTTGGTAAAAGGCGAAACCACTGAGCCATTTATATACTTTGATAAAGGTTCACTAGCCACCATTGGCCGCAATAAAGCTGTGGCCGACCTGGGGAAATTCCATATCCAGGGATTTTTTGCATGGGTCATCTGGAGCCTGGTACATATCCTGTCGCTGGTGGGGTTTGCCAACAAGGGAATTGTATTATTGAGGTGGGCGATTAATTATTTCACAAAAAATAGCGATAACAGGCTAATTGTCAGATATTTTAATACCGAAACCAGGATGCCGGAAGTACTGTCAAAATAACGACAAGTAATTATTAAAACAATCCCCGATTTATGCCATTACATTAACATCCTGATGTAAATAACAGCCTATGGATCTTTTTTTAATAATAGCGTTGCTGGTTGTTACCAGCGCAACTTATTCATATATCAACGCGCGGTTTATTAAACTGCCGGGCACTATTGGCATCGTTACAATCGCCATCCTGGTTTCTGTCGCCACCATTACAATCGATAAATTAGACCCGGATATTGCACATTACCTTACCATTTTAGCAAAGAATATTGATTTTTCCGGCACGGTATTGGATATCATGCTGGGTTTTTTGCTTTTTGCGGGCTCTTTTAATTCAGATTCAAAGAGATTAAGAAAGGAATTGCGCCCGGTTTTTGCCCTAAGTACCATAAGTGTTATCCTGTCTGCAGTAATTTTTGGCGCTTTATTTTTTGGCGCCGCGATGCTATTTCATATAAAAATACCATTCATCTACTGCCTTTTGTTTGGTGCGCTCATTTCGCCGACTGATCCTGTTGCGGTTGGAGCCATTATCAAAAGCTCCAGTTTGCCTCAAAACCTGGCTACGATCATTTCAGGTGAGTCGTTATTTAATGATGGCGTGGGGCTGGTGCTTTTTATTTCAATACTCGAGGTGATCAAATCAGGGGTTGATCATTTCGTATTTGCACAAACTGCATTATTATTTGTAAGGGAGGTTTTTGGCGGTCTGACGCTAGGATTAGTCTTGGGGTTCATCGCTTTTCGTTTAATGAAATCTGTTACTGATTTTCAAACCATTGTACTCATTTCCATATCGCTGGTGATGACAATTTCTGTCGTCGCGGCGTATCTGCATTTGTCAATACCCCTTGCAGCAGTTTCAGCAGGTTTATTTACCGGAAACAGAACCATAAATGCCGATGAAAAGATGCATTCGCAGGAAGCATTAGAGCGGTTTTGGCGTTTGATAGATGAAATGCTCAACACGATTTTGTTTGTGATGATCGGGTTACAGATGGTTAACCTGCCGTATATTACAAATTATTGGCTCACTGGCGGAATTGCCATCCTTTTGATATTGCCGGCCCGCTGGGTCAGCATTTTTGTTCCGGTAACCTTCCTGCACCGCACATTACATGTTAATTTTAGTAATATCAATATCCTTACCTGGGCAGGTGTCCGGGGTGGGATCTCCATTGCCCTGGCATTGTCGCTGCCATTTAGCCCATACCGGCATATTATCCTATGCGGCAGTTATTTTATCGTTATATTTTCAATCATCATCCAGGGCTTAACCCTCAATAGTTTGATTAGAAGGTCATCAAAAGCCGTGGTTACAAAATAAGAGATCGGGTTTTATAGGTCAGGGCTTTGTACCCAATGAAGCCATATAAGTGGCTACGTCCTTCTCACTGGTATTTTCTGACCGGCCTAATTCGCCGATAATGTTTTCCCGTTCAGTTTCACTCCGGTTCTGGCTTAGTTTCGCTTTGGCCTGCAGGTCGTCCACCACAATTTCAAAGGCAACGATCCCTTTCATCATGTTTTGCTTATACTTGTCAGGCAAACTTTCCCATTGCTTTAAGTATTCAGCCTCAAAATTTCGTATAGTCGCTTTCAGCAACGCGGCTTTATGCTCTTCACCCTCCAGTAATTTAAATTTCCCATAAGCGTGTACCGCTAAATAGTTCCAGGTAGGTACACTTTCAACTTTTTCGTAATGTTTTGGTGAGATGTACGCATGGGGTTCGGTAAAAATCACCAGCACTTTTGTATCTATGCTCTCTGCCGCCTGCGGGTTTGCCTTTGCAAAATGAGAACGCAGCGTTGCAATCCCATCTTTTTCTTCAACCAAAAACGGCAGATGAGTTGCAACAGGCAAACCATCTTTCACAGTTACAATCGTTGCAAAACTGTAACGCTGCATAAAAGCAATGGCTTCCTGTTGGTTTTCGAATTTATTGAAAGGGGGAATATACATTAACCGTGGTTTTAAATCAAATTACAAAAACTTTCAATTTCCTCTTTCAGTGTTGGAGGAATATCTATCCAAACCGTTTTGTCTGTAATTACTAAATGACAATTTGCTTCCTGCACTACTTTGATGATATGCTTATACCAGTCAAAATACGACCATTCCCTTGGCTTAGGAGAAAAAAGGAATAATCCTTTGTCATCCCAATGAACTTCTGTTGCAGACCTCCAGATCATTGAGAATCTTTCTTTTTCAGGAAAGATACATAGCCTTCCGGATTCGTCAATTTTTATTTCTTTTATATGATCGGTTTTCATTAAAACCGTTATTACAAACCCTCAAGCATTCGTTTTATAACCGCCTGTGCCGCCCAAACCCTGTTGCCAGCCTCATGCACAACAATGGAGCTTTCACCATCCAATATTTCTGATGATAGTTCCAAATCGCGCCTTACGGGCAGGCAGTGCATTACTTTAGCCTTGTTAGTGATCTTCAGCCTGTCGTTCGTGAGCATCCAGTCTTCGTTGCCCGGTAAAATCTGGCCATAAGGCTCGTAAGCCGACCAGTTTTTTACGTAGATAAAATCGGCATCCGCTAAAGCTTCATCCTGGTTGTGGGTAATAGTTGCGCCCTGTGTAAAATCGGCACATAGCTCATAGCCTTTTGGATGGGCTATGGTGAAATCGACATCTCCCCTGCACATCCATTCGGCAAATGAGTTGGGTACTGCTTGCGGCAATGGTTTAATGTGCGGCGCCCAGGTTAAAACAACTTTCGGGCGGGCTTTGGTTTTTAATTCTTCAATAGTGATCAGGTCGGCCAAACTTTGCAGGGGATGGCGCGTGGCCGATTCAAGGCTAACCACGGGCACCCCGCAAAATTGCACAAACTTATTGAAGATCATTTCGCTGTAATCCTCTTCCCTGTCCTTTAAGCCGGGGAATGAGCGAACACCAATGATGTCCGCATATTCGCCCATAACGGCTGCCGCTTCACGGATATGCTCAACAGTAGTGCCATTCATGATCACGTTATCGCGCAGCTCCAGGGCCCATCCCTCCTTGTCCATATTCAGCACCATTACGTTCATGCCCAGGTTAAGGGCCGCTTTTTGTGTGCTCATACGCGTACGCAGGCTTGGATTAAGGAATACAAGCGCCATTGTTTTGTTTTCGCCCAAAGCTTTAAAAGCATAAGGGAATTCTTTCAGATGCAAAGCTTCTTTTACCAGCGCTTTAACATCAGGAACATCGTGAACAGAGGAAAATAGTTTCATAGGCCCCAAACCCCTAAAGGGGCTTTAAAAATTTATATTTTATTTTACTAAAGTAGCAAATGCTTCTAAAAATCTGTCGGCATGCGCTTTGGTTAAATTCAGTGCCGGTAAAAGCCTTACCACGTTTGGTTTTGCCTCGCCGGTAAAAATATGATGCGTAAATAGTAATTCCTTACGTACATGCGCTAACTCGGCCGGTAATTCAATACCTATCATCAGGCCGCGTCCCCTCACCTCTTTTACCTTTTCGAATTTTTTAAGCTCTGTTATTAAATAGCCGCCTACTTCAGCAGCATTTTTCATTAGATTGTCCCGATCCATCACTTCCAAAACAGCTAAACCGGCAGCACAAGCCAGGTGATTTCCCCCAAAAGTGGTGCCCAGCATACCATAAGCCGGCAGGATTTTAGGCGATATAATGATCCCTCCAACCGGGAAACCATTGCCCATACCTTTCGCCATGGTATAAATATCGGCATTTACGCCTGCAAAGTCATGCGAAAAGAATTTACCGGTGCGCCCATACCCGCATTGTACCGAATCAGCTATAAAAACAGCATTATTGGCATCGCATAACGACCTTATTTTTTGCAGGAAACCTTCCGGCGCAACCTGGATCCCCCCAACGCCTTGTATGCCTTCAATGATCACAGATGAAATTTCATTTGCGGCGAATGCCTGTTCCAAAGCAAGCTCATCATTCCAGGATACAAAGATCACATTGTCTGTTTCATTTACAGGCGCAACGATCTTTGGGTTATCAGTAACTGCCACCGCTAATGAGGTGCGGCCATGAAATGCCCCGCTGAAAGCGATCACTTTCTTTTTGCCGTTATAAAATGATGCCAGTTTTAGGGCATTCTCATTTGCCTCAGCTCCTGAATTGCAAAGAAATAACTGGTAATCCTCTTTGCCGGAAACATGGCCCAGCTTCTCAGCCAGTTGTTTTTGCAAGGGGATCTCGATGGAGTTTGAATAAAACCCAATCTGGTGCAGTTGGTCTTCAA
This genomic window contains:
- a CDS encoding NAD(P)/FAD-dependent oxidoreductase, which codes for MFTISQDHKKSQKPRVVIIGGGFGGLTLAKALKKAPVDILMLDRHNYHTFQPLLYQVAMGSLEADSIGFPIRRIFIRQDNFTFNMADVEKINPESNTLTTNIGEICYDYLVIATGSNTNFFGNKEIEHYAMPMKNIPEALNLRSLILQNLETALVTTDMREKFALMTFVVVGGGPTGVELCGALAEMKHLILMKDYHGLSKYDMRVYLVEGKDRLLAAMSPKASAKAKAFLEKDGVIIYNSAHVQSYDGFYLTIDNGKTIKTRNVLWAAGVKGEMPGGIPAETVSKGNRIYVDEINRVKGYENIFAIGDVAAMISAEFPNGHPGVAPAAIQQGNTLAKNIAHLVKGETTEPFIYFDKGSLATIGRNKAVADLGKFHIQGFFAWVIWSLVHILSLVGFANKGIVLLRWAINYFTKNSDNRLIVRYFNTETRMPEVLSK
- a CDS encoding cation:proton antiporter, with amino-acid sequence MDLFLIIALLVVTSATYSYINARFIKLPGTIGIVTIAILVSVATITIDKLDPDIAHYLTILAKNIDFSGTVLDIMLGFLLFAGSFNSDSKRLRKELRPVFALSTISVILSAVIFGALFFGAAMLFHIKIPFIYCLLFGALISPTDPVAVGAIIKSSSLPQNLATIISGESLFNDGVGLVLFISILEVIKSGVDHFVFAQTALLFVREVFGGLTLGLVLGFIAFRLMKSVTDFQTIVLISISLVMTISVVAAYLHLSIPLAAVSAGLFTGNRTINADEKMHSQEALERFWRLIDEMLNTILFVMIGLQMVNLPYITNYWLTGGIAILLILPARWVSIFVPVTFLHRTLHVNFSNINILTWAGVRGGISIALALSLPFSPYRHIILCGSYFIVIFSIIIQGLTLNSLIRRSSKAVVTK
- a CDS encoding FMN-binding negative transcriptional regulator codes for the protein MYIPPFNKFENQQEAIAFMQRYSFATIVTVKDGLPVATHLPFLVEEKDGIATLRSHFAKANPQAAESIDTKVLVIFTEPHAYISPKHYEKVESVPTWNYLAVHAYGKFKLLEGEEHKAALLKATIRNFEAEYLKQWESLPDKYKQNMMKGIVAFEIVVDDLQAKAKLSQNRSETERENIIGELGRSENTSEKDVATYMASLGTKP
- a CDS encoding Rossmann-fold NAD(P)-binding domain-containing protein gives rise to the protein MKLFSSVHDVPDVKALVKEALHLKEFPYAFKALGENKTMALVFLNPSLRTRMSTQKAALNLGMNVMVLNMDKEGWALELRDNVIMNGTTVEHIREAAAVMGEYADIIGVRSFPGLKDREEDYSEMIFNKFVQFCGVPVVSLESATRHPLQSLADLITIEELKTKARPKVVLTWAPHIKPLPQAVPNSFAEWMCRGDVDFTIAHPKGYELCADFTQGATITHNQDEALADADFIYVKNWSAYEPYGQILPGNEDWMLTNDRLKITNKAKVMHCLPVRRDLELSSEILDGESSIVVHEAGNRVWAAQAVIKRMLEGL
- a CDS encoding aspartate aminotransferase family protein, with product MKLFDVYPINPINIIQGIGSLVYDSAGTEYLDLYGGHAVISIGHTNPHYVKRLEDQLHQIGFYSNSIEIPLQKQLAEKLGHVSGKEDYQLFLCNSGAEANENALKLASFYNGKKKVIAFSGAFHGRTSLAVAVTDNPKIVAPVNETDNVIFVSWNDELALEQAFAANEISSVIIEGIQGVGGIQVAPEGFLQKIRSLCDANNAVFIADSVQCGYGRTGKFFSHDFAGVNADIYTMAKGMGNGFPVGGIIISPKILPAYGMLGTTFGGNHLACAAGLAVLEVMDRDNLMKNAAEVGGYLITELKKFEKVKEVRGRGLMIGIELPAELAHVRKELLFTHHIFTGEAKPNVVRLLPALNLTKAHADRFLEAFATLVK